A single region of the Triticum dicoccoides isolate Atlit2015 ecotype Zavitan chromosome 2B, WEW_v2.0, whole genome shotgun sequence genome encodes:
- the LOC119368096 gene encoding heavy metal-associated isoprenylated plant protein 28-like: MGDLQIVLAGGTIEAQHVEMKVPLYSYGCEKKIKKALSNLKGIHSVQVDYHQQKVTVWGICNRNDVLAAVRRKRRAARFWGADQPDLGEDARLGDAQKHYLRAFAAYRSRKSWKKLFPMIRL; this comes from the exons ATGGGGGATCTGCAGATCGTGCTGGCCGGGGGGACGATCGAGGCGCAGCACGTGGAGATGAAGGTGCCCCTCTACTCCTACGGCTgcgagaagaagatcaagaaggcGCTGTCGAATCTGAAAG GGATTCACTCGGTTCAGGTGGATTACCACCAGCAGAAGGTGACGGTGTGGGGGATCTGCAACCGGAACGACGTGCTGGCCGCCGTCCGGCGGAAGCGGCGAGCGGCGCGGTTCTGGGGCGCGGACCAGCCGGATCTGGGCGAGGACGCTAGGCTGGGGGACGCCCAGAAGCACTACCTGCGGGCGTTCGCCGCGTACAGGAGTAGGAAGTCGTGGAAGAAGCTCTTCCCCATGATCCGGCTGTAA